One genomic region from Conexibacter woesei DSM 14684 encodes:
- a CDS encoding daunorubicin resistance protein DrrA family ABC transporter ATP-binding protein encodes MAYTVEAAGLTKSYGALPVLTGLDLRVASGSVFALLGPNGAGKTTTIRILSTLIGADRGSATVAGHDVATAPRQVRAAISLTGQYAAVDEMLTGEENLLMMARLRHLGRAAGRRRSAELLERFDLADARRRKVSTYSGGMRRRLDLAVSLLSNPPVLFLDEPTTGLDPRSRRAIWEAVGELADAGATVLLTTQYLEEADRLADRVAVIDGGRVVAEGTADELKRRAGSEAVELFFDGDDALAAATAVLRDGHADRERLSLRLATDGSAAVVRRLLDALHDHDVAVQRIELHRPSLDDVFMTLTERSS; translated from the coding sequence ATGGCATACACCGTCGAAGCCGCCGGACTGACGAAGTCCTATGGCGCCCTCCCCGTGCTGACCGGTCTCGACCTGCGCGTCGCGAGCGGCAGCGTCTTCGCCCTGCTGGGGCCCAACGGCGCCGGCAAGACGACGACGATCCGCATCCTCTCAACGCTGATCGGAGCCGACCGCGGCAGCGCGACCGTCGCCGGCCACGACGTCGCGACGGCACCGCGTCAGGTCCGCGCCGCGATCAGCCTGACCGGGCAGTACGCCGCCGTCGACGAGATGCTGACCGGCGAGGAGAACCTGCTGATGATGGCCAGACTGCGGCATCTCGGCCGCGCCGCCGGGCGCCGTCGCAGCGCCGAGCTGCTGGAGCGGTTCGACCTCGCAGACGCACGCCGGCGCAAGGTCTCGACCTACTCCGGCGGCATGCGCCGGCGGCTCGACCTGGCGGTCAGCCTGCTGTCGAACCCGCCCGTGTTGTTCCTCGACGAGCCGACGACGGGCCTTGACCCGCGCAGCCGCCGCGCGATCTGGGAGGCGGTCGGCGAGCTGGCGGACGCCGGCGCGACCGTCCTGCTGACGACGCAGTACCTCGAGGAGGCCGACCGGCTGGCCGACCGCGTCGCCGTGATCGACGGCGGGCGGGTGGTCGCGGAGGGCACCGCCGACGAGCTGAAGCGGCGCGCCGGCAGCGAGGCCGTCGAGCTGTTCTTCGACGGCGACGACGCCCTCGCCGCCGCGACCGCGGTGCTGCGCGACGGCCACGCCGACCGCGAGCGGCTCAGCCTGCGGCTCGCGACCGACGGCAGCGCCGCGGTCGTGCGGCGGCTGCTCGACGCGCTGCACGACCACGACGTCGCCGTGCAGCGGATCGAGCTGCACCGCCCGAGCCTCGACGACGTCTTCATGACCCTCACGGAACGGAGCAGCTGA
- a CDS encoding calcium-binding protein, producing MRPSRLIPLLLALGTPLVAAAPATAGGVVSIADGTLSYVGDDVEPSNVTISLADGVVRIDENATRLSFAPAAAAPVEPDPRTTDPRATDPRATGTPEDPASRTPAARAPAAPACTVSEDGYRAECPAEGIVRLSVRTSNAGSDVRIRAALPAQIQGGDGDDLLIGGPGADVIHGGGGKDVIGGGEGADELHGGSDDDLVTFVDRIGRDGTLLARKAGVTVRLGARGASGARDEGDTIFRDFEQVEGGDGADRIDLRDGTAQSVACNGGRDKLTLDPLDDESIDCESAEVGPESGGRMTVPTLVFPFPNRDDHARSTVRVAPQLSLQGGAIVVQVRCQYAIGLLAADGPGCRGRLRMTRGSYVMGQRSVELPRGRVSTWRIPLTSSRSLARRAGGLAVTVTAIPTRGAGVRRDLSFTVKG from the coding sequence ATGCGCCCATCCCGTCTCATCCCTCTCCTGCTCGCGCTCGGCACTCCGCTCGTCGCGGCCGCGCCGGCGACCGCTGGCGGCGTCGTCTCGATCGCCGACGGCACGCTCTCCTACGTCGGCGACGACGTCGAGCCGAGCAACGTCACGATCTCGCTCGCCGACGGCGTCGTGCGGATCGACGAGAACGCGACCCGCCTGAGCTTCGCACCGGCGGCCGCCGCTCCCGTCGAGCCCGACCCGAGAACGACGGACCCGAGAGCCACGGACCCGAGAGCGACCGGGACCCCCGAGGACCCCGCGTCGAGAACGCCGGCCGCGAGAGCGCCGGCGGCGCCGGCCTGCACCGTCTCCGAGGACGGTTACCGCGCCGAGTGCCCGGCCGAGGGCATCGTGCGGCTCTCCGTGCGCACCAGCAACGCCGGCAGCGACGTGCGGATCCGCGCGGCCCTGCCGGCGCAGATCCAGGGCGGCGACGGCGACGACCTGCTGATCGGCGGCCCCGGCGCCGACGTGATCCACGGCGGCGGCGGCAAGGACGTCATCGGCGGCGGCGAGGGCGCCGACGAGCTGCACGGCGGCTCCGACGACGACCTCGTCACGTTCGTCGACCGGATCGGCCGCGACGGTACGCTCCTGGCGCGCAAGGCGGGCGTCACGGTGCGCCTCGGCGCGCGCGGCGCCAGCGGCGCGCGCGACGAGGGCGACACGATCTTCCGCGACTTCGAGCAGGTCGAGGGCGGCGACGGCGCCGATCGGATCGACCTGCGCGACGGCACGGCGCAGTCGGTCGCGTGCAACGGCGGCCGCGACAAGCTGACGCTCGATCCGCTCGACGACGAGTCGATCGACTGCGAGAGCGCCGAGGTCGGGCCCGAGAGCGGCGGCCGGATGACCGTGCCGACGCTCGTCTTCCCGTTCCCCAACCGCGACGACCACGCCCGCTCGACCGTCCGCGTCGCGCCCCAACTGTCGCTCCAGGGCGGCGCGATCGTCGTGCAGGTCCGTTGCCAGTACGCGATCGGGCTGCTCGCCGCCGACGGCCCGGGCTGCAGAGGCCGGCTGCGGATGACTCGCGGCAGCTACGTGATGGGCCAGCGCAGCGTCGAGCTGCCGCGTGGCCGCGTCAGCACGTGGCGGATCCCGCTGACCAGCTCGCGCTCGCTCGCCCGCCGTGCCGGCGGCCTCGCCGTCACCGTCACGGCGATCCCGACGCGCGGCGCCGGCGTGCGCCGCGACCTCAGCTTCACCGTCAAGGGCTAG
- a CDS encoding TetR/AcrR family transcriptional regulator, translating into MDDELTPALRRVWELHGAPASEPKAGLSVERVVRAAVELADEQGLAAVSMARVARRLGFTTMSLYRHVASKDELLLLMADAALAQPPSLAGLEGDWRAGLERWSQALVAALSEHPWFLHVPITGPPSAPTQVAWFDRGLEALAGTALSESEKASSVLMLNAHAFWQARVETEIAAAAHARGVGVEAAVEGYAATLSALATAQRFPSLRRALDAGIFDDDDIDDFAFGLQLALDGIAGLVERRGGGRKRPARSVPSP; encoded by the coding sequence ATGGACGACGAGCTGACGCCGGCGCTCCGGCGCGTGTGGGAGCTGCACGGAGCGCCCGCGAGCGAGCCGAAGGCCGGCCTCAGCGTCGAGCGCGTCGTGCGCGCCGCGGTCGAGCTGGCGGACGAGCAGGGGCTCGCCGCCGTCTCGATGGCGCGTGTCGCCAGACGACTTGGCTTCACGACGATGTCGCTCTATCGCCATGTCGCGAGCAAGGACGAGCTGCTCCTGCTGATGGCCGACGCGGCGCTCGCCCAGCCGCCGTCGCTCGCCGGCCTCGAAGGTGACTGGCGCGCCGGCCTCGAGCGCTGGTCGCAGGCGCTCGTCGCCGCCCTCAGCGAACATCCGTGGTTCCTCCACGTCCCGATCACCGGGCCGCCCTCGGCGCCGACGCAGGTCGCCTGGTTCGACCGCGGCCTGGAGGCGCTCGCAGGCACCGCGCTGAGCGAGAGCGAGAAGGCGTCGTCGGTCCTGATGCTCAACGCCCACGCCTTCTGGCAGGCGCGCGTCGAGACCGAGATCGCCGCCGCCGCGCACGCGCGCGGCGTCGGCGTCGAGGCCGCGGTGGAGGGCTACGCGGCGACGCTCTCGGCGCTCGCCACCGCGCAGCGCTTCCCGTCGCTGCGCCGAGCGCTCGACGCCGGCATCTTCGACGACGACGACATCGACGACTTCGCCTTCGGGCTCCAGCTCGCGCTCGACGGCATCGCCGGCCTCGTCGAGCGGCGCGGCGGCGGACGCAAGCGCCCTGCGCGCAGCGTCCCTAGCCCTTGA
- a CDS encoding acyl-CoA desaturase has translation MTRPARIYNLLAVFLPVLGILVAIVLLWNKAVGWTDIAIMAFFYVFTGFGVTIGYHRLFTHRSFETSRPMRVLFAIAGSMAIEGSVVTWVADHRKHHAFADEDGDPHSPHLGHDGGLKGAIHGLWHAQVGWLLDGDHHGRASAHRYAPDLIRDKPIRWVNRTFPIWVLASLLLPALAGFVLTGFDPMGALTGFVWGGLVRIFLIHHVTWSVNSVCHYFGRRRFDIEDQSTNNIWLAIPSLGEAWHHNHHAFPTSASHGLKRWERLADPSALVIYGMEKVGLVWNVRSVSAEKQKSKEKQLAPA, from the coding sequence ATGACCCGCCCTGCTCGTATCTACAACCTTCTCGCGGTCTTCCTGCCCGTGCTCGGCATCCTCGTGGCGATCGTGCTGCTGTGGAACAAGGCCGTCGGCTGGACCGACATCGCGATCATGGCGTTCTTCTACGTCTTCACCGGCTTCGGCGTCACGATCGGCTACCACCGCCTCTTCACGCACCGCTCGTTCGAGACTTCGAGACCGATGCGCGTGCTGTTCGCGATCGCCGGCTCGATGGCGATCGAGGGCAGCGTCGTGACATGGGTCGCCGATCACCGCAAGCACCACGCGTTCGCCGACGAGGACGGCGATCCGCACAGCCCCCACCTCGGCCACGACGGCGGCCTCAAGGGCGCGATCCACGGCCTCTGGCACGCACAGGTCGGCTGGCTGCTCGACGGCGACCACCACGGCCGCGCCTCGGCCCACCGCTACGCGCCGGACCTGATCAGAGACAAGCCGATCCGCTGGGTCAACCGCACGTTCCCGATCTGGGTGCTGGCGTCGCTGCTGCTGCCGGCGCTCGCGGGCTTCGTGCTGACCGGCTTCGACCCGATGGGCGCGCTGACCGGCTTCGTCTGGGGCGGCCTCGTGCGGATCTTCCTGATCCACCACGTCACATGGTCGGTCAACTCCGTCTGCCACTACTTCGGCCGGCGCCGCTTCGACATCGAGGACCAGTCGACGAACAACATCTGGCTCGCGATCCCCTCGCTCGGCGAGGCGTGGCACCACAACCACCACGCCTTCCCGACGTCCGCCTCCCACGGCCTCAAGCGCTGGGAGAGACTGGCCGACCCGTCCGCGCTCGTCATCTACGGGATGGAGAAGGTCGGGCTCGTCTGGAACGTCAGATCGGTCAGCGCCGAGAAGCAGAAGTCGAAGGAGAAGCAGCTCGCACCGGCGTAG